In Salinigranum rubrum, one genomic interval encodes:
- a CDS encoding DNA-binding protein: MSSKNVFGNEVSVDEQAFEKADEAAVDEDGFEVVDETPEFQATVQMEVQAKVDANHPDGMVDTSDERIYGATLEQEERIRAREAELERISAQAELGTQEGREKRTRDIAAKRSAERRAEFQKRAASVNPIADPKRGDPRAELTQEQLAAVNKQSMRLAKKLDGWSRAAIGRRLGEAVVGGKGLMSAVVGVFEELQTAPGTVVPIGKLEDVNRKEVSIEGRVTVLWESSSPAIQQVGLIEDDSGKTKLTSWVASDQPWIEEGERVRIHGAAKNWYNGRVSVALTGWSTVHFPERGRWWE, translated from the coding sequence ATGTCAAGTAAGAACGTCTTTGGTAATGAGGTTTCGGTCGATGAACAGGCATTCGAAAAGGCGGACGAAGCGGCGGTCGACGAAGACGGCTTCGAGGTCGTCGATGAGACCCCGGAGTTTCAGGCGACGGTGCAGATGGAGGTGCAGGCAAAGGTCGATGCGAACCACCCGGACGGGATGGTCGACACCAGTGACGAGCGGATCTACGGTGCGACCCTCGAACAGGAAGAGCGCATTCGAGCGCGGGAGGCAGAGCTGGAGCGAATCAGTGCCCAAGCAGAGCTGGGGACGCAGGAAGGTCGGGAGAAGCGAACGCGAGATATCGCAGCGAAGCGGAGCGCTGAGCGGCGTGCAGAGTTCCAGAAGCGGGCGGCGAGCGTGAATCCGATAGCTGACCCGAAACGAGGTGATCCCCGTGCAGAACTCACGCAGGAGCAGTTGGCGGCGGTGAACAAGCAGTCGATGCGGCTGGCGAAGAAGCTGGATGGCTGGTCGCGAGCAGCGATTGGTCGGCGGCTGGGTGAAGCCGTGGTCGGTGGGAAAGGCCTGATGAGCGCGGTTGTCGGGGTGTTCGAAGAGTTGCAGACTGCGCCCGGGACGGTGGTTCCCATCGGAAAGCTCGAAGACGTCAATCGCAAAGAGGTGAGCATCGAAGGTCGTGTGACGGTGCTCTGGGAGAGCAGCTCGCCGGCCATTCAACAAGTCGGCCTCATCGAGGACGACAGTGGGAAAACGAAGCTGACGTCGTGGGTGGCGAGTGACCAACCCTGGATCGAAGAGGGCGAACGAGTTCGCATTCACGGGGCGGCGAAGAACTGGTACAATGGGCGCGTCTCCGTGGCCCTAACGGGATGGAGTACCGTGCATTTCCCCGAACGCGGTCGGTGGTGGGAGTAG
- a CDS encoding DUF4143 domain-containing protein: MVGNEPAPDRGRHALPQTPPERLPLPLRLRPGRTVLRARRRARRRKDLDALPDHTRPHRQRRSGPHERRVRLARQPLYGTDDDRFILDVHDWYSSYIKRNASETDQPTYFLLDDAHHIAGWADQIESLLKNTTDTHFAITLPVKDDTLDRFESHTEHTNSILRPPKFIDYANAEHGVPKPDKDDYIYPIRASLDSSNDVDIASVVDRCLTLQNELAETDTHPRSVVENYRFESGLRDESGEAPIKQALQLTIFRDVLEFYSIEDPGDLYTLCGLVAQTPTSEFEFSDLTELLETDRRTIRKYLAILEDFFILAHSYKWGYERHRSLRMYLIDPRFVIALNTYSDTDPDSRPDDVRRQLTEAVVYDHLRRLAFNLNYHRDIDMPVQYWDESGHTVEYVLDIQGNPLPIGLTQRRGEDAAAAAVTAFIDSTDDASRGIVAGEDITNPYTTDDSILRLPLWMLLYIC; encoded by the coding sequence GTGGTGGGAAACGAGCCAGCCCCCGACCGCGGCCGACACGCCCTACCGCAAACCCCGCCGGAGCGACTACCATTACCACTACGACTTCGTCCGGGACGAACGGTTCTACGCGCTCGTAGGCGCGCACGGCGCCGGAAAGACCTCGACGCTCTACCAGATCATACACGACCTCATCGTCAACGAAGAAGCGGCCCCCACGAACGTCGTGTACGTCTCGCTCGACAACCCCTTTACGGCACCGATGACGACCGATTCATCCTCGACGTCCACGACTGGTACTCCTCGTACATCAAGCGGAACGCGAGCGAAACCGACCAACCGACCTACTTCCTGCTCGACGACGCCCACCACATCGCCGGATGGGCAGACCAGATCGAGTCCCTCCTCAAGAACACTACGGACACGCACTTCGCGATCACCCTCCCCGTCAAAGACGATACCCTCGACCGATTCGAATCGCACACCGAGCATACGAACTCGATCCTCCGCCCGCCGAAATTCATCGACTACGCCAACGCCGAACACGGCGTCCCCAAACCCGATAAAGACGACTACATCTACCCGATCCGCGCTTCGCTCGACAGCTCCAACGACGTCGATATCGCATCAGTCGTCGACCGTTGCTTGACCCTCCAAAACGAGCTCGCCGAAACCGACACACACCCCAGGTCGGTCGTCGAGAACTACCGCTTCGAAAGCGGACTCCGAGACGAGAGCGGAGAAGCCCCGATCAAGCAAGCACTCCAACTCACGATCTTCCGCGACGTCCTGGAATTCTACTCGATCGAAGACCCCGGCGACCTCTACACGCTCTGTGGACTCGTCGCGCAAACCCCGACAAGCGAGTTCGAGTTCAGCGACCTGACCGAACTGCTCGAAACCGACCGCCGCACTATCAGGAAATACCTCGCCATCCTCGAGGACTTCTTCATCCTCGCGCACTCGTACAAATGGGGATACGAACGGCACCGCTCGCTCCGCATGTACCTCATCGACCCGCGCTTCGTGATTGCCCTCAACACCTACTCAGATACCGATCCTGACTCGAGACCGGATGACGTTCGACGCCAACTCACTGAAGCCGTCGTCTACGACCACCTCCGCCGCCTCGCATTCAACCTCAACTATCACAGAGACATCGACATGCCCGTCCAGTACTGGGACGAAAGCGGCCACACAGTCGAATACGTCCTCGACATCCAAGGCAACCCCCTACCCATTGGGCTCACTCAACGCCGCGGAGAAGACGCCGCCGCCGCCGCTGTAACAGCATTCATCGACTCAACAGACGACGCCTCCCGAGGCATCGTCGCCGGCGAGGACATCACCAACCCCTACACAACAGACGACTCCATCCTCCGACTCCCACTCTGGATGCTGCTGTACATCTGCTGA
- a CDS encoding Piwi domain-containing protein, which translates to MEIGSDEGTDDEFVPASSMRKTEQPTADGGNSLTGQLLAPGNYLLHFPLGDLSTLDVYAYDLDVPGGLDPTDDDVQNGALGFTARVAANYRYRSGAPVTANGPLSLYAVEELTDELSVGDYTVRPERRDTETLAAQSFDDREPLCELVKQDIKSALNGSYEVNAINSIVEHSPHFSAPSGDFTASREYKCRVWVDPDGTVLCGVDVGFHLASTFSAAEYVRRGYDIEGVRVEHDTEVYANSATGTVAELADTGYTDRVPEMGSSIAAYHRDHGYVDPAVIDSLTAGDPTMARIDYGSATGLQVLELCRVVPSLDQLKRVDADFHSQFQRRTRLAPKQRFSAASSFVESIGTTPALGLTLEARPVNDCYSELAVNTGTNNLRFRADRTASYGLRGLNDYGVYQRPESFDLLAVYPDQQEEESQEFLRLLITTLNDYGADPTRLDQEAYTLGSEFEYTHVASDAAEYDGVVAVVPDPDWLAQYPDIADPYPEFKRQWGQAKVPSQMVLVSNLDEERYQANIASGLVAKCGGIPWRIHDVPGDTDVFIGLDVTYDLDTGLHRGASANVVLADGTILASQTVSQQAGETFEVDDVVDIIKTLLKVYASEENRSPNHIVIHRDGQFYLDVDDLVDRLDRGGDLIPKVDLVEIRKSGNPRIANYTGDAFEVANKGTGFVSNHTDHAYLATTGKPERLPGTPQPIQLIKRHGSTDLQTLTRQAYWLSEAHVGSVSRSTRLPITTYYADLCADHARKGYLLNGELIRGVPYV; encoded by the coding sequence GTGGAAATCGGCAGTGACGAAGGCACCGACGACGAGTTCGTGCCGGCGTCCTCGATGCGGAAGACCGAGCAGCCGACCGCCGACGGCGGCAACTCGCTCACCGGTCAGTTGCTCGCGCCTGGGAACTACCTCCTGCACTTCCCACTCGGTGACCTCTCAACGCTCGACGTCTACGCCTATGACCTCGACGTCCCTGGCGGGCTCGACCCCACGGACGACGACGTCCAGAACGGCGCGCTCGGGTTCACCGCCCGAGTCGCTGCGAACTACCGCTACCGCTCGGGCGCGCCCGTCACGGCGAACGGCCCGCTTAGCCTGTACGCCGTCGAAGAACTCACCGACGAGCTGTCGGTCGGCGACTACACCGTGCGTCCCGAACGGCGGGACACCGAGACGCTCGCGGCGCAGTCGTTCGACGACCGCGAACCGCTCTGCGAACTCGTCAAGCAGGACATCAAGTCGGCGTTGAACGGGTCGTACGAGGTGAACGCGATCAACTCAATCGTCGAGCACTCGCCGCATTTTAGCGCGCCAAGCGGCGACTTCACTGCGTCGCGCGAGTACAAGTGCCGGGTCTGGGTCGACCCGGACGGTACCGTGCTGTGCGGCGTGGACGTCGGGTTCCACCTCGCCTCGACGTTCTCCGCCGCCGAATACGTCCGCCGGGGCTACGATATCGAAGGCGTCAGGGTCGAACACGACACCGAGGTCTACGCGAACTCCGCGACCGGGACCGTCGCCGAGCTCGCCGACACCGGCTACACCGACCGCGTCCCGGAGATGGGGTCGTCGATCGCGGCGTACCACCGCGACCACGGCTACGTCGATCCCGCAGTGATCGACAGCCTGACCGCCGGCGACCCTACCATGGCGCGCATCGACTACGGCTCGGCCACGGGGCTTCAGGTCCTCGAGCTCTGCCGCGTCGTCCCGTCGCTCGACCAGCTTAAACGCGTCGACGCCGACTTCCACAGCCAGTTCCAGCGAAGGACTCGGCTCGCTCCGAAACAGCGGTTCTCGGCCGCATCGTCGTTCGTCGAATCGATCGGGACCACGCCGGCGCTCGGCCTCACCCTCGAGGCGCGCCCGGTGAACGACTGCTACTCCGAGCTCGCCGTCAACACCGGAACGAACAACCTGCGGTTCCGCGCCGACCGAACCGCGTCGTACGGATTGCGCGGCCTGAACGACTACGGCGTCTACCAGCGCCCCGAGTCGTTCGACCTGCTCGCGGTCTACCCGGACCAGCAGGAAGAAGAGAGCCAGGAGTTCTTGCGACTCCTCATCACGACGCTGAACGATTACGGCGCGGACCCGACCAGGCTCGACCAGGAGGCGTACACGCTCGGGTCGGAGTTCGAGTACACGCACGTCGCGTCGGACGCCGCGGAGTACGACGGCGTCGTCGCCGTCGTTCCCGACCCCGACTGGCTGGCGCAGTACCCCGATATCGCCGATCCGTACCCGGAGTTCAAGCGGCAGTGGGGGCAAGCGAAGGTCCCGTCGCAGATGGTGCTGGTGTCGAACCTCGACGAGGAGCGGTACCAGGCGAACATCGCGTCCGGTCTGGTCGCGAAGTGCGGCGGCATCCCGTGGCGTATCCACGACGTCCCGGGCGACACAGACGTCTTCATCGGGCTCGACGTCACGTACGACCTCGACACCGGCCTGCACCGTGGCGCGAGCGCGAACGTCGTGCTCGCCGACGGCACGATCCTCGCGTCACAGACCGTGTCGCAGCAGGCCGGCGAGACGTTCGAAGTCGACGACGTCGTCGACATCATCAAGACCCTCCTGAAGGTGTACGCCAGCGAGGAGAACCGCTCGCCGAACCACATCGTCATCCACCGCGACGGCCAGTTCTACCTCGACGTCGACGACCTCGTCGACCGGCTCGACAGGGGCGGCGACCTGATCCCGAAGGTCGACCTGGTCGAGATCCGCAAGAGCGGGAACCCCCGGATTGCGAACTACACCGGCGACGCGTTCGAGGTCGCGAACAAAGGTACGGGATTCGTCTCGAACCACACCGACCACGCCTACCTCGCCACCACGGGCAAGCCCGAACGCCTCCCGGGGACGCCACAGCCGATCCAGCTCATCAAGCGGCACGGCTCGACCGACCTACAGACGCTGACGCGGCAGGCGTACTGGTTGTCGGAGGCGCACGTCGGCTCGGTGAGCCGCTCGACGCGGCTCCCGATCACGACGTACTACGCGGATCTGTGCGCCGACCACGCCCGCAAGGGCTACCTGCTGAACGGCGAGCTCATCCGCGGGGTGCCGTACGTATGA
- a CDS encoding bifunctional RecB family nuclease/DEAD/DEAH box helicase — protein MASVPLRPPAEIPDDVAAKPSVAPSRLGRFVNLDGCPQWFQYVFDDKYRNERSAEHDYVEAFRPLNILLAKDGNDFEDDVVDALREHANVRDHDDIGEWADSRGMLLDAFDAAFDAGDDRTPVAVTQARLGNHLEAWPVTGDADVLACWRLPPDDDDNQTDRVGLRFRVLDVKAAHEEKTYQQIQVACYTLLLRQFLEHVGVDYPYVIEGGIILRTDEFDDAAPDTLPSFDLEHRELDVRRLLEAGGPLDKLFGEAPGDVRYQLDGKCFGCAYKEACFTESIESGSTALLGLSRNDQAVLADHGIDTVEDLARLAYPEPDAEPYDYDDLEPAMAHRETYRALLDEPGISERLQRHIQEAQSFMGQFAPGTTFAAGGTNPVWLSGSGNGHLPEDDPPFEMELPFERGSMIRVYLNVQRDHRYDRVNAVGGYVSVSNVDHPVTFGHLAAAVPDTVADATNLEADVLGDALGSLFDAIDALGAAMETDDAPVHFYLYTNSEYEALVEALTRHGDVDGAPALRDLLGQRATISGRGDDAFDHDEQAMVSIVQRELRERRALGVPTAGLLPALRVCGGGEDALYRRNWTYTRSTGEEIDLQRAFRFKLFDHLVRARRDPPGLAMYADDDRDMMYPSRPRDRGEVPLEYVWAAYDVLTPDWAEEVQEASGIVQPVDPFRWVDEDEQETRIAPEDVEALVARFAHAVAHIERSITRRNYRLPKRPLRLGDLRAFTLGESHTARAADEFLALEYRSGRHDQLRTYGLPMRQRVQNGDAIPMVVTDAWVDEDDGTLHVDGHLPYDSDLFEDGDRVARACRLKGTSGSTMGSWVVANRLDGNGDPLDSTDPRNIEHGPALTVEELDIEARSIHLTAFPGGSGQTEFQTWHRAWTVDPKEAADTNAVLFAEREVFVLDKQTDDLVAQRSYNLLREARHNPLAGLLDDLADGRVVSPTTDTVSEAALADYVDWAVPDGDGGAERWTADPPPNQGQRRFIGEHRARLALLQGPPGTGKTSGALAHATLARVRSFAADGAGCTGVVAGESNKAVDEVLEDVHDALVAYRNQGDEAHDTGCDDLLDGLELVRLTSDVPEDDLAHVTYLDYHEHDDELRRIVERVRTETDDLTLVFATPARLYKLVDSFSADTSPAEWLAGGASFFDLLAVDEASMMRLPSFLTVGAYLRDDAQILVAGDQRQMSPVRQHGWDDEYRRTIQERVPYLSALDYCRLLRGDDVDDVGDDHCVVRGTAEFPLYQLERSYRCHEDVAAFLAEHVYAQDGIPYYSEEDATVRQPAAVSDGVARVLCDPDVLDASGDEPHALTLIIHDEAASRQSNAVEAAIGASVAEASHADDAVGIVTPHNAQRGLLDTYLDDVECDTVERYQGGQRPVILVSATASDPDFVKVESEFLLNPNRLNVAMSRMQRGLIVVASTQVFDVIPPHVEEYERAGLWKGLFADLGVLDRDPAWAGTLDEFVGPTDLGGLDPALDTDLEVYTLTQDHP, from the coding sequence ATGGCGTCGGTCCCGCTCCGTCCGCCAGCCGAGATCCCGGACGACGTGGCGGCGAAGCCGTCGGTCGCGCCGTCGCGGCTCGGACGGTTCGTCAACCTCGACGGCTGCCCGCAGTGGTTCCAGTACGTGTTCGACGACAAGTACCGCAACGAACGGAGCGCGGAGCACGACTACGTGGAGGCATTCCGGCCGCTGAACATCCTGCTCGCGAAGGACGGCAACGACTTCGAGGACGACGTCGTCGACGCGCTCCGCGAGCACGCCAACGTCCGCGACCACGACGACATCGGGGAGTGGGCCGACTCCAGAGGAATGCTCCTGGATGCGTTCGACGCCGCGTTCGACGCCGGCGACGACCGGACGCCCGTGGCCGTGACGCAGGCCCGACTCGGCAACCACCTCGAAGCCTGGCCGGTGACGGGCGACGCCGACGTCCTCGCGTGCTGGCGCCTCCCGCCCGACGATGACGACAACCAGACCGACCGCGTCGGGCTGCGGTTCCGCGTGCTCGACGTGAAGGCCGCGCACGAGGAGAAGACGTACCAGCAGATCCAGGTCGCGTGCTACACGCTCCTGCTCCGGCAGTTCCTCGAACACGTCGGCGTGGACTACCCGTACGTAATCGAGGGCGGCATCATCCTTCGGACCGACGAGTTCGACGACGCCGCCCCGGACACGCTGCCGTCGTTCGACCTCGAGCACCGCGAACTCGACGTCCGCCGACTCCTCGAAGCGGGCGGCCCGCTCGACAAGCTCTTCGGCGAGGCCCCGGGCGACGTGCGGTACCAGCTCGACGGGAAGTGCTTCGGGTGCGCGTACAAGGAAGCGTGCTTCACGGAGTCAATCGAGTCAGGGTCGACGGCGCTGCTCGGGCTGTCTCGGAACGACCAGGCCGTCCTCGCCGACCACGGCATCGACACGGTCGAGGACCTGGCGCGGCTCGCGTATCCGGAGCCGGACGCCGAGCCGTACGATTACGACGACCTCGAACCGGCGATGGCGCACCGCGAGACGTATCGTGCGTTGCTCGACGAGCCCGGGATCTCCGAGCGGCTCCAACGACACATCCAGGAGGCGCAGTCGTTCATGGGGCAGTTCGCGCCCGGGACGACGTTCGCTGCTGGCGGGACGAACCCGGTCTGGCTGTCAGGGAGCGGCAACGGCCACCTCCCCGAGGACGACCCGCCGTTCGAGATGGAGCTCCCGTTCGAGCGCGGCTCGATGATCCGTGTCTACCTGAATGTCCAGCGCGACCACCGGTACGACCGCGTCAACGCCGTCGGCGGGTACGTCTCGGTCTCGAACGTCGACCACCCAGTGACGTTCGGCCACCTCGCCGCCGCGGTCCCGGACACGGTCGCGGACGCCACTAACCTCGAAGCCGACGTCCTCGGCGACGCGCTCGGAAGCCTGTTCGACGCGATCGACGCACTCGGTGCCGCCATGGAGACAGACGACGCGCCGGTGCATTTCTACCTCTACACGAACAGCGAGTACGAAGCGCTCGTCGAGGCGCTCACGCGGCACGGCGACGTCGACGGCGCGCCCGCGCTCCGCGACCTGCTCGGTCAGCGCGCCACCATCAGTGGCCGCGGCGACGACGCGTTCGACCACGACGAGCAAGCGATGGTGTCGATCGTGCAGCGCGAGCTCCGCGAACGACGCGCGCTCGGCGTCCCGACGGCGGGGCTGCTGCCCGCCCTCCGCGTCTGCGGCGGCGGCGAGGACGCACTCTACCGCCGCAACTGGACATACACCCGGTCGACCGGCGAAGAAATCGACTTGCAGCGCGCGTTCCGGTTCAAGCTGTTCGACCACCTGGTGAGGGCGCGACGCGACCCGCCAGGGCTCGCGATGTACGCCGACGACGACCGCGACATGATGTATCCGTCGCGGCCACGCGACCGCGGCGAAGTCCCGCTCGAATACGTGTGGGCGGCGTACGATGTCCTGACGCCTGACTGGGCGGAGGAAGTCCAGGAGGCGTCCGGGATAGTCCAGCCCGTCGACCCGTTCCGGTGGGTCGACGAAGACGAACAGGAGACGCGGATCGCGCCGGAGGACGTTGAGGCGCTCGTGGCGCGGTTCGCGCACGCGGTCGCCCACATCGAGCGGTCGATCACGCGGCGGAACTACCGCCTCCCGAAGCGACCGCTCCGACTCGGCGACCTCCGTGCGTTCACGCTCGGCGAGAGCCACACGGCGCGCGCAGCCGACGAGTTTCTCGCCCTCGAGTACCGCTCCGGTCGGCACGACCAGCTCCGGACGTACGGCCTCCCGATGCGGCAACGCGTCCAGAACGGCGACGCGATCCCGATGGTGGTCACGGACGCCTGGGTCGACGAAGACGACGGCACGCTCCACGTCGACGGCCACCTCCCGTACGACTCGGACCTGTTCGAGGACGGCGACAGGGTCGCTCGGGCGTGCCGGCTCAAAGGGACGTCGGGGTCGACGATGGGGTCGTGGGTGGTCGCGAACCGACTCGACGGCAACGGCGACCCGCTCGACTCGACGGATCCGCGGAACATCGAGCACGGCCCGGCGCTCACGGTCGAGGAACTCGACATCGAGGCGCGGTCGATCCACCTGACCGCGTTCCCGGGCGGGAGCGGGCAGACCGAGTTCCAGACCTGGCACCGCGCCTGGACCGTCGACCCGAAGGAGGCGGCGGACACGAACGCGGTGCTGTTCGCCGAACGCGAGGTGTTCGTCCTCGACAAGCAGACCGACGACCTCGTCGCCCAGCGGTCGTACAACCTGCTGCGCGAAGCACGGCACAACCCGCTCGCCGGACTGCTCGACGACCTCGCCGACGGCCGCGTAGTGTCCCCGACCACGGACACAGTCTCGGAAGCGGCACTCGCGGACTACGTCGACTGGGCAGTCCCGGACGGCGACGGCGGCGCGGAACGGTGGACGGCGGACCCGCCGCCGAATCAGGGGCAGCGCCGGTTCATCGGCGAGCACCGCGCCCGGTTGGCGCTCCTGCAGGGCCCGCCGGGGACGGGCAAGACGTCGGGTGCGCTCGCTCACGCGACGCTCGCCCGCGTCCGGTCGTTCGCGGCGGACGGCGCCGGCTGTACGGGCGTGGTGGCGGGCGAGTCGAACAAAGCCGTCGACGAGGTCCTCGAGGACGTCCACGACGCCTTGGTCGCGTACCGGAACCAGGGCGACGAAGCCCACGACACGGGGTGTGACGACCTCCTGGACGGCCTCGAGCTCGTGCGGCTGACATCCGACGTCCCAGAGGACGACCTCGCGCACGTCACGTACCTCGACTACCACGAGCACGACGACGAACTCCGCCGCATCGTCGAACGGGTCCGGACCGAGACCGACGACCTCACGCTGGTGTTCGCGACGCCGGCGCGGCTCTACAAGCTCGTCGATTCGTTCTCCGCGGACACGTCGCCGGCGGAGTGGCTCGCGGGCGGCGCGTCGTTCTTCGACCTGCTCGCGGTCGACGAGGCGTCGATGATGCGGCTCCCGTCGTTCCTCACCGTCGGGGCGTACCTCCGCGACGACGCCCAGATCCTGGTGGCGGGCGATCAGCGGCAGATGTCGCCGGTTCGACAGCACGGCTGGGACGACGAGTACCGCCGCACCATCCAGGAACGCGTGCCGTACCTGTCGGCGCTCGACTACTGCCGGTTGCTCCGCGGCGACGACGTCGACGACGTCGGCGACGACCACTGCGTCGTCCGCGGGACCGCGGAGTTCCCGCTGTACCAGCTCGAGCGGAGCTACCGGTGTCACGAAGACGTCGCGGCGTTCCTCGCCGAACACGTCTACGCGCAGGACGGCATCCCGTACTACTCCGAGGAGGACGCGACCGTGCGGCAGCCCGCGGCCGTGAGTGACGGCGTCGCGCGTGTGCTTTGTGACCCCGACGTTCTCGACGCGTCGGGCGATGAGCCGCACGCGCTCACACTCATCATTCACGACGAAGCCGCGTCGCGGCAGTCGAACGCGGTCGAAGCCGCGATCGGGGCGTCCGTCGCCGAAGCATCGCACGCTGACGACGCGGTCGGGATCGTCACGCCGCACAACGCCCAACGCGGCCTCCTCGACACGTACCTCGACGACGTCGAATGCGACACGGTCGAGCGGTACCAGGGCGGCCAACGCCCGGTCATCTTGGTGTCGGCGACGGCGTCCGACCCGGACTTCGTCAAGGTCGAATCGGAGTTCCTCCTGAACCCGAACCGCCTGAACGTCGCGATGTCGCGGATGCAGCGCGGCCTGATCGTCGTCGCCTCCACACAGGTGTTCGACGTGATCCCGCCGCACGTCGAGGAGTACGAACGAGCCGGGCTTTGGAAAGGCCTGTTCGCCGACCTCGGCGTCCTCGACCGCGACCCGGCGTGGGCCGGCACGCTCGACGAGTTCGTTGGACCGACCGACCTCGGCGGGCTCGACCCCGCACTCGACACCGACCTCGAAGTCTACACACTCACCCAGGACCACCCATGA
- a CDS encoding metallophosphoesterase, whose product MDRPTSAGSTPHSTPTSKSTHSPRTTHELQPHYHDTDGRTANPTTHPRRPDLGGGAARSFRPRGGRGGGSMTVVLHTSDTHLGYQQYHLEERAADFAAAFEAVIDEAVERGVDAVVHSGDMFHDSNPRIGPLLHAIRQLRRLADADIPFLMVSGNHDTTRDDAWVSVFTEVADAVHLGRDPTVVGDVALYGLDYHTPTYRDHLTYEFESNDADHAALVAHGSFSPLVAYGDWSIEDVLSSSTVAFDAALLGDDHTPIFEEVGGTFTTYPGSTERTMADQRDDRGFTLVRFDDDARPESDRIDRDAVCPPGVSYDRVPLDTRPHVYIDIEAEEDDAVAERVRDELGDHDVAGTVVAVTIDGEGEPVAAGPLEAYAKEDLGALEARVSDRRRRGSDRVAIDVSFADPDDAVERRRRTLGLSAVVDELEQQVRADTPVDSNLRDRVEEDVEDRIEDDPAAFDPVEPEVTEEELREQADGLAVDASQPTTQED is encoded by the coding sequence TTGGACCGACCGACCTCGGCGGGCTCGACCCCGCACTCGACACCGACCTCGAAGTCTACACACTCACCCAGGACCACCCATGAACTCCAACCACACTACCACGACACCGACGGACGCACAGCCAACCCGACCACACACCCGCGACGCCCCGACCTCGGTGGCGGTGCCGCCCGGTCGTTCCGGCCTAGAGGCGGGCGCGGAGGTGGTTCGATGACGGTCGTGCTGCACACCTCGGACACCCATCTGGGCTACCAACAGTACCACCTCGAGGAGCGCGCCGCGGACTTCGCGGCGGCGTTCGAGGCTGTGATCGACGAAGCGGTCGAGCGCGGAGTCGACGCGGTCGTCCACAGCGGCGACATGTTCCACGACTCGAACCCGCGGATCGGGCCGCTGCTCCACGCGATCCGGCAGCTCCGCCGGCTCGCAGACGCCGATATCCCGTTCCTGATGGTGTCCGGGAACCACGACACGACGCGCGATGACGCCTGGGTCTCGGTATTCACCGAGGTCGCGGACGCGGTCCACCTCGGCCGCGACCCGACCGTGGTCGGCGACGTCGCGCTGTACGGCCTCGACTACCACACGCCGACGTACCGCGACCACCTGACGTACGAGTTCGAGTCGAACGACGCCGACCACGCCGCGCTCGTCGCGCACGGGTCGTTCTCGCCGCTGGTCGCGTACGGCGACTGGTCGATCGAGGACGTGTTGTCGTCGTCGACGGTCGCGTTCGACGCCGCGCTGCTCGGCGACGACCACACACCGATCTTCGAAGAGGTGGGTGGGACGTTCACGACGTACCCCGGTTCGACCGAGCGGACGATGGCGGACCAGCGCGACGACCGCGGGTTCACGCTCGTCAGGTTCGACGACGACGCCCGACCCGAGAGCGACCGCATCGACCGCGACGCGGTCTGCCCGCCCGGCGTCTCGTACGATCGGGTCCCGCTCGACACTCGGCCGCACGTCTACATCGACATCGAGGCTGAGGAAGACGACGCGGTGGCCGAACGCGTCCGTGACGAGCTCGGCGATCACGACGTCGCGGGCACCGTGGTCGCGGTCACGATCGACGGGGAGGGCGAGCCGGTCGCGGCCGGTCCGCTCGAAGCGTACGCGAAAGAGGACCTCGGCGCCCTCGAAGCGCGCGTGTCGGATCGGCGGCGCCGCGGGAGCGACCGCGTCGCGATAGACGTGTCGTTCGCCGACCCGGACGACGCCGTCGAACGCCGCCGACGCACGCTCGGACTGAGCGCTGTCGTCGACGAACTCGAGCAACAGGTCCGCGCCGACACCCCGGTCGACTCGAACCTCCGCGACCGTGTCGAGGAAGACGTCGAGGACCGCATCGAGGACGACCCGGCGGCGTTCGACCCGGTCGAACCGGAGGTCACCGAAGAAGAGCTCAGAGAGCAAGCGGACGGCCTCGCCGTAGACGCGAGCCAACCCACCACCCAGGAGGACTAA